One genomic region from Cetobacterium sp. 8H encodes:
- a CDS encoding ATP-binding protein, protein MLKIDKIIDLDGYRFQNYTFEVLEDKVRVLNTKEEITIEINYEAHKIVKLLDKIYKLTELKIVLSQIDEREILSFIQDKGFEKTLWSPIGKAMHDYNMIQEGDRIAVGISGGKDSLTVLNALIRVKKISGIKFEIFPIHIHPVEEGGKYGDIKEYCKKMGVGLQVIETSIGESILTNKDLKNPCFMCARVRRGLLYKEMKKQNINKLVLGHHKDDIVETFLLNVFYQGNMGVMKPAYDSEEYGLKVIRPLAYVEEKEIIKYAKKLNLPILHNDCPYETSDNSKRLKVKKMIEELSKDSPNIRSVMLNSIKNLFV, encoded by the coding sequence TTGTTGAAAATAGATAAAATAATAGATTTAGATGGGTATAGATTTCAAAACTATACATTTGAAGTTTTAGAAGATAAAGTAAGAGTTTTAAATACAAAAGAGGAAATAACGATTGAAATAAATTATGAAGCTCATAAAATAGTTAAACTTTTAGATAAAATATATAAACTAACAGAATTAAAGATTGTTTTATCTCAAATAGATGAGAGAGAAATTTTATCTTTTATTCAAGATAAGGGGTTTGAAAAAACTCTTTGGAGTCCGATAGGAAAAGCTATGCATGATTACAATATGATTCAAGAAGGGGATAGAATAGCAGTAGGAATATCTGGAGGAAAGGATAGTCTTACAGTTTTAAATGCTCTTATAAGAGTTAAGAAGATATCGGGAATAAAGTTTGAGATATTTCCAATACATATCCACCCTGTAGAGGAAGGTGGGAAGTACGGAGATATAAAAGAATACTGCAAAAAGATGGGAGTAGGACTTCAAGTTATAGAAACAAGTATTGGAGAGAGTATTTTAACAAATAAAGATTTAAAAAATCCTTGTTTCATGTGTGCTAGAGTAAGAAGAGGTCTTTTATATAAAGAGATGAAAAAGCAAAATATAAATAAACTTGTTTTAGGGCATCACAAAGATGATATAGTTGAAACATTTTTACTAAATGTTTTTTATCAAGGGAATATGGGTGTTATGAAACCTGCATATGACTCAGAAGAATATGGACTAAAAGTTATAAGACCTTTAGCTTATGTTGAGGAAAAGGAGATTATAAAGTATGCTAAAAAATTGAATCTTCCTATTTTGCATAATGATTGCCCTTATGAGACTAGCGACAACTCAAAACGTTTAAAAGTAAAAAAGATGATAGAAGAACTGTCTAAAGATAGCCCAAATATAAGAAGTGTAATGCTGAATAGTATAAAAAATCTATTTGTATAA
- a CDS encoding ATP-binding protein yields the protein MEEKVFENKQEMVEFSIRTTYRKKIWSKFTKAIKDFDLIEDGDKIAVGVSGGKDSLLLAKLFQELKKDRSKNFEVAFISMNPGFGAMDLEQFKSNLEELGIPCEIFDANVWEIAFEADPDSPCFLCAKMRRGVLYKKVEELGYNKLALGHHFDDMIETTLINMFYAGTTKTMIPKVASTSGKLELIRPLIYIKEQDIINFTKRNEIQAMACGCPIESGKVDSKRKEIKQLLASLEEKNPQIKQSIFNSMRNINLDYVLGYVSSDKKGE from the coding sequence ATGGAAGAGAAAGTATTTGAAAATAAGCAGGAGATGGTAGAGTTTTCAATAAGAACTACCTATAGAAAAAAAATATGGTCAAAGTTCACAAAAGCAATAAAAGATTTTGATTTAATAGAAGATGGGGATAAAATAGCAGTAGGAGTATCTGGTGGAAAGGATAGTTTACTTTTAGCAAAACTTTTTCAAGAGTTAAAAAAAGATAGAAGTAAAAATTTTGAAGTTGCATTTATATCGATGAATCCTGGGTTTGGAGCAATGGATTTAGAGCAATTTAAAAGTAATTTAGAGGAGTTAGGAATCCCATGTGAAATTTTTGACGCAAATGTTTGGGAGATAGCATTTGAAGCAGATCCAGATAGTCCATGCTTTCTATGTGCTAAAATGAGAAGAGGAGTTTTATATAAAAAAGTTGAGGAGTTAGGATATAATAAACTAGCTTTAGGACATCATTTTGATGATATGATAGAAACAACACTAATAAATATGTTTTATGCTGGGACAACAAAGACGATGATTCCAAAGGTTGCTTCAACAAGTGGTAAACTAGAGTTAATAAGACCTTTAATCTATATAAAAGAGCAGGACATAATAAACTTTACAAAAAGAAACGAGATCCAAGCAATGGCTTGTGGATGCCCAATCGAATCAGGAAAAGTTGACTCTAAAAGAAAAGAGATCAAACAGCTTTTAGCTTCGTTAGAGGAGAAAAATCCTCAGATAAAGCAAAGTATATTTAATTCAATGAGAAATATAAACTTAGATTATGTTTTAGGATATGTTTCTAGCGATAAAAAAGGAGAATAA
- the feoB gene encoding ferrous iron transport protein B: MIKIAFTGNPNVGKSALINAIAGSNLKVGNWAGVTVEKKEAEFEYKGEKIQCIDLPGVYSLSPYTLEEMITRDFIINEKPDVVINIVDSTNLERNLYLTMLLKELGRPMIMALNFYDEFEKLNYKLDTKKFEELVEMDVVMTSATKKTGLQELLDRALEIAKNKKDEVEYTLLFDNCLQDAIEVVKCKINCDETLLKASKKFGINFLAIKLIERDSHLLEILKEEYGYSLDQEIVKSAEQLELDHDEDVETILAEGRYGTVKGILARTFTTSMKSRLDFTDKIDRILLNKYLGLPIFLLIIVGLMGTVFNGSAPLIDWVDGFVNNYIGKYVGMLIDENTPAWLASLVVDGILGGVGGVVVFVPLMLYLYFFLALLEESGYMSRVAFLMDRIMTKLGLNGKAFVPMVLGFGCTVPAIYATRTLEDDSSRRLTAAMAPFMSCGARLPVYGLFTAAFFGAKAGLVVMSLYVLGITVAILTGLILKNFKMFKSEGKALLIELPPYRVPSLRVIVKSTLTRTTSYLKKATTIIMGMLMILWALTYFPNNGDTANSYMAKFGKTFQGVLKPTGFADRWETVAAIPPSLAAKEIVVGFMAQVLVGDNGAQEEEEEAPTTFFEDTTEQVVGLGIAIKDSVLAVVSFDVKGLFSVPEASEIEEEGNGIVAATKMLWTDNLAPLRAYSFMVYILLVVPCVVTLGAIKQEFGYKFTGFIIGLLLVVPYVVSTLIFQIGRLFF, from the coding sequence ATGATAAAAATAGCGTTTACGGGAAATCCAAATGTAGGTAAATCAGCATTAATAAATGCCATAGCAGGCTCTAATTTAAAAGTTGGAAACTGGGCAGGGGTAACAGTAGAGAAGAAAGAAGCAGAGTTTGAATATAAAGGTGAAAAGATTCAGTGTATAGATCTACCTGGAGTTTATAGTTTAAGTCCTTATACATTAGAAGAGATGATAACAAGAGACTTTATAATCAATGAAAAACCAGATGTTGTTATAAATATAGTGGATTCTACAAACTTAGAGAGAAATCTATATCTGACAATGCTTTTAAAAGAGCTAGGAAGACCTATGATCATGGCACTTAACTTCTATGATGAATTCGAAAAGTTAAACTATAAGTTAGATACTAAAAAGTTTGAAGAGTTAGTTGAAATGGATGTTGTTATGACATCAGCTACCAAGAAGACAGGACTTCAAGAACTTTTAGATAGAGCTCTTGAAATAGCAAAAAATAAAAAAGATGAAGTGGAATATACTCTTTTATTTGATAATTGCTTACAAGATGCAATAGAGGTTGTAAAATGTAAAATAAATTGTGATGAAACTTTATTAAAAGCATCTAAAAAGTTTGGAATTAACTTTTTAGCAATAAAATTAATTGAAAGAGACTCACACTTACTTGAGATATTAAAAGAGGAGTATGGATATTCTTTAGATCAGGAGATAGTAAAAAGTGCAGAGCAATTGGAACTAGATCATGATGAAGATGTTGAGACAATCTTAGCAGAGGGAAGATATGGAACAGTAAAAGGAATTTTAGCTAGAACATTTACTACTTCAATGAAGTCAAGATTGGATTTTACAGATAAAATTGATAGAATTTTACTTAATAAATATTTAGGACTACCAATATTCTTACTTATAATAGTGGGACTTATGGGAACAGTATTTAATGGATCAGCTCCACTTATCGATTGGGTAGACGGATTTGTTAATAATTATATTGGAAAATATGTAGGTATGTTAATTGATGAGAACACTCCAGCTTGGTTAGCATCACTTGTTGTAGATGGAATTTTAGGAGGAGTAGGAGGAGTAGTTGTGTTTGTTCCTCTAATGCTGTATCTATATTTCTTCTTGGCTCTTCTAGAAGAGAGTGGTTATATGTCAAGAGTTGCTTTCTTAATGGATAGAATAATGACAAAATTAGGATTGAATGGAAAAGCTTTCGTACCAATGGTTTTAGGATTTGGTTGTACTGTACCAGCAATATATGCGACAAGAACTTTAGAAGATGATTCATCTAGAAGACTTACAGCGGCTATGGCACCATTCATGTCATGTGGAGCAAGATTACCAGTTTATGGACTATTCACTGCAGCGTTTTTCGGAGCAAAAGCAGGATTGGTAGTTATGTCTCTATATGTTTTAGGAATAACTGTAGCTATTTTAACAGGACTGATTTTAAAGAATTTTAAAATGTTTAAATCTGAGGGAAAAGCACTTTTAATTGAGTTACCTCCATACAGAGTTCCAAGTTTAAGAGTTATAGTTAAATCTACACTGACAAGAACAACATCATACTTGAAAAAAGCTACTACTATTATAATGGGAATGCTTATGATTTTATGGGCTCTAACATATTTCCCAAATAATGGCGATACTGCAAACTCTTATATGGCAAAGTTCGGGAAAACTTTCCAAGGTGTGTTAAAACCAACAGGATTTGCAGATAGATGGGAAACTGTTGCAGCTATACCACCAAGTTTAGCGGCGAAAGAGATAGTTGTTGGATTTATGGCACAAGTTTTAGTAGGAGATAACGGTGCTCAAGAAGAGGAAGAAGAAGCACCTACAACATTCTTTGAAGATACAACAGAACAAGTGGTTGGATTAGGAATTGCAATTAAAGATTCTGTACTTGCAGTTGTAAGTTTTGATGTTAAAGGACTATTCTCAGTTCCGGAAGCTAGTGAAATAGAAGAAGAAGGAAATGGAATTGTTGCAGCAACTAAAATGTTATGGACAGATAATTTAGCTCCTTTAAGAGCATACTCGTTTATGGTATATATCTTATTAGTAGTTCCTTGTGTAGTAACTTTAGGAGCAATTAAACAGGAGTTTGGATATAAATTTACAGGATTTATAATAGGGTTACTTTTAGTGGTTCCGTACGTAGTTT
- a CDS encoding FeoA family protein has protein sequence MTPLIFAEQNKEFIIKEIKGRDKDRNRLTEKGFCIGNKICLLRDDQSNYIVKINDTKYVLNFGLANKIIIDEKI, from the coding sequence ATGACACCGTTAATTTTCGCAGAACAAAATAAAGAATTCATTATAAAAGAGATAAAAGGAAGAGATAAGGATAGAAATAGACTTACTGAAAAAGGATTTTGTATAGGTAACAAGATTTGCCTATTAAGAGATGATCAAAGTAACTACATAGTTAAAATAAATGATACTAAGTATGTTTTAAATTTTGGTTTAGCAAATAAGATAATAATAGATGAGAAAATATAA
- a CDS encoding ferrous iron transport protein A, which yields MKLTDLKRGESARIVKIGKIGELKKRLVDMGVTAGEVIRLERNAPLGDPQEFIVKSTNIAIRKQDAQNIEVEKN from the coding sequence ATGAAACTTACAGATTTAAAAAGAGGAGAATCGGCAAGGATTGTGAAAATAGGGAAAATTGGAGAGCTGAAGAAAAGGCTTGTTGATATGGGTGTTACTGCTGGAGAGGTTATAAGACTAGAGAGAAATGCTCCATTAGGTGATCCGCAAGAGTTTATAGTTAAGTCTACAAATATTGCTATAAGAAAACAGGATGCTCAAAATATAGAAGTTGAAAAGAATTAG